A single genomic interval of Pseudochaenichthys georgianus chromosome 3, fPseGeo1.2, whole genome shotgun sequence harbors:
- the fibinb gene encoding fin bud initiation factor gives MAFLHLLLCVGVFSMCRAFFTGPLQPEMSNGTFHHYFVPDGDYEDNDDPEKCQMLFKMTDDRKCSLDEDQDSVIRDDFTIIKRQIEDSARVLEGIGKSISYDLDGEDSYGKYLRRETTQISEAFTNSEKSLLELEVKFKQSQESESKEEHRLNDDFLNMVVHTRDVLKGTLDISQGLKDKHELLSLIIRSHGTRLSRLKNEYMKF, from the coding sequence ATGGCTTTCCTTCACTTGCTCCTGTGTGTCGGGGTGTTTTCGATGTGTAGAGCCTTTTTCACCGGACCGCTGCAGCCGGAGATGTCTAACGGGACTTTTCATCACTATTTCGTGCCGGACGGAGACTACGAGGACAACGACGACCCGGAGAAATGTCAAATGCTTTTCAAGATGACCGACGACCGAAAGTGCAGTCTCGATGAGGACCAGGACTCTGTCATACGGGATGATTTCACCATCATCAAGAGGCAGATTGAGGACTCGGCCCGGGTGCTGGAGGGGATCGGGAAAAGCATCTCGTACGACCTGGACGGAGAGGACAGCTACGGGAAGTACTTGCGGAGGGAGACGACTCAGATAAGCGAGGCTTTCACAAACTCGGAGAAATCTCTGCTGGAGCTCGAGGTGAAATTCAAGCAGAGCCAAGAGAGTGAGTCAAAGGAGGAGCACAGGCTCAACGACGACTTTCTGAACATGGTAGTGCACACACGGGACGTCCTGAAGGGCACGCTGGACATTTCTCAGGGACTAAAGGACAAACACGAGCTCCTGTCTCTGATCATCCGCAGCCACGGCACGAGGCTGAGCAGACTGAAGAACGAATACATGAAGTTCTGA